The following are from one region of the Candidatus Wallbacteria bacterium genome:
- a CDS encoding acyl-CoA dehydrogenase family protein has product MNFSLTPAQKMIQRIVRDFAQKEEEPLASIIDEEERFPYETVEKMAAMNLLAVIVPR; this is encoded by the coding sequence ATGAACTTTAGCCTGACTCCGGCTCAGAAAATGATTCAAAGGATTGTCAGAGATTTTGCGCAGAAAGAAGAGGAGCCGCTGGCAAGCATCATCGATGAGGAAGAACGCTTTCCATACGAAACTGTAGAAAAGATGGCAGCGATGAATCTTCTGGCTGTGATTGTACCAAGAG
- a CDS encoding ketoacyl-ACP synthase III translates to MINSPVGAKITATASYLPSRIVTNKEMEKLVETTDEWIFERTGIRERRIAAADEATSDLGFKAARKLCDEFAIDPLSIELIICCTFSPDHLFPATACLIQDKLGAKNAGAFDIEAACTGYISGLSMASACVKSGEYKRVLVVASETNSKIMDWQDRGTCVIFGDGAAATLIEPGEPGKGILSNYLRADGSGGHLLEMPAGGTRLPASLETVKNRQHFLLMKGKEIFKVAVKSMADIVDILLARHGYTRNDLTWLVPHQANRRIMDAVGKRLELPESKVYSNIENLGNTSAATIPICLDEMRRSGKLKSGDLVALSAFGGGLTWGGNLIKWD, encoded by the coding sequence ATGATAAATTCACCAGTGGGAGCTAAAATCACCGCTACTGCTTCATATCTTCCCAGCCGAATCGTCACCAATAAGGAAATGGAAAAACTGGTAGAGACTACAGACGAATGGATCTTCGAGCGCACCGGCATCAGGGAACGCAGGATCGCGGCAGCAGATGAAGCCACTTCAGATCTCGGCTTCAAAGCTGCCAGAAAATTGTGCGACGAATTCGCGATTGATCCATTATCCATAGAACTGATTATCTGCTGCACTTTTTCCCCAGACCATCTTTTTCCTGCCACTGCCTGCCTGATTCAGGATAAGCTGGGGGCGAAGAATGCCGGGGCTTTTGATATTGAGGCAGCCTGCACGGGTTATATCTCCGGCTTGTCAATGGCTTCCGCCTGCGTGAAATCCGGCGAATACAAACGAGTTTTGGTAGTCGCCAGCGAAACCAATTCCAAGATCATGGACTGGCAAGATCGAGGGACCTGTGTCATTTTCGGAGACGGAGCTGCTGCCACACTGATTGAACCAGGAGAGCCCGGCAAAGGAATTTTAAGCAACTACCTCAGGGCTGACGGAAGCGGAGGACATCTCCTGGAAATGCCTGCCGGCGGTACCAGGCTTCCTGCCTCTTTGGAAACCGTCAAGAATCGTCAGCATTTTCTTCTGATGAAAGGCAAAGAGATTTTCAAAGTCGCCGTAAAAAGCATGGCTGATATCGTGGATATTCTGCTCGCGAGGCATGGCTATACCCGCAACGACCTGACCTGGCTGGTGCCGCATCAGGCCAATCGACGGATCATGGACGCAGTGGGTAAAAGATTGGAACTGCCTGAAAGTAAAGTCTATTCCAATATAGAAAACCTTGGCAATACGTCTGCCGCGACCATTCCCATCTGCCTGGATGAAATGAGACGCAGTGGAAAGCTGAAATCAGGGGATCTGGTTGCACTTTCGGCATTCGGAGGCGGCCTGACCTGGGGCGGGAATCTGATAAAATGGGATTGA